The Methanoculleus marisnigri JR1 genome window below encodes:
- a CDS encoding CPBP family intramembrane glutamic endopeptidase, giving the protein MGSSPAEHPYDPRSPSTARREVTVFLVLAFALSSIGWFFTTRSTAAEALLLSTVFTMWCPGIAAVVTRLYYQRNLGGFGFRVGKTRWQMVAIFLPILVGLLIFGPVWATGIGPFNPESAATVFSIGFIPVFLVSIIFSLFAAAGEEIGWRGLLVPEMAKFMGFTKLALLSSAIWAVWHFPLIIFSDYHGAGPLWYSLAVFVPSVMGAGFILAWLRLRSGSVVAAVLFHGFWNYFIQQFYPLLTMETPESVMITGEFGWAAAAVYILLALVCWHFRGTVELERPGSPSTPGGEPLQS; this is encoded by the coding sequence ATGGGATCCTCTCCTGCAGAACATCCTTACGACCCCCGCTCTCCGTCGACGGCACGGCGGGAAGTGACCGTCTTTCTGGTGCTTGCGTTTGCCCTGAGCAGTATCGGCTGGTTCTTTACGACCCGGAGCACTGCGGCGGAGGCGCTCCTCCTCTCCACCGTCTTCACGATGTGGTGCCCGGGTATCGCCGCCGTCGTAACGCGGCTCTACTACCAGCGGAACCTGGGGGGATTCGGGTTCCGGGTGGGAAAGACCCGGTGGCAGATGGTCGCGATCTTCCTCCCTATCCTCGTCGGCCTCCTGATATTCGGGCCGGTCTGGGCGACCGGGATCGGGCCGTTTAACCCTGAGAGTGCTGCAACGGTCTTCAGCATCGGATTCATCCCGGTCTTTCTCGTCTCGATCATCTTCAGCCTCTTTGCCGCCGCGGGAGAGGAGATCGGGTGGCGCGGCCTCCTCGTCCCGGAGATGGCGAAGTTCATGGGGTTTACGAAGCTCGCTCTCCTCTCCAGCGCCATCTGGGCCGTGTGGCACTTCCCCCTGATCATCTTCTCCGACTACCACGGGGCGGGCCCGCTCTGGTACTCGCTCGCGGTCTTCGTCCCGTCGGTCATGGGCGCGGGGTTCATCCTTGCCTGGCTCCGTCTCCGGTCGGGGAGCGTCGTTGCGGCCGTTCTCTTCCACGGGTTCTGGAACTACTTCATTCAGCAGTTCTACCCGCTCCTCACGATGGAGACCCCGGAATCGGTGATGATCACCGGAGAGTTCGGGTGGGCGGCCGCGGCGGTCTACATCCTCCTTGCTCTGGTCTGCTGGCACTTCCGGGGAACTGTCGAGTTGGAGAGGCCGGGATCGCCCTCCACGCCCGGCGGGGAACCGTTGCAGTCATGA
- a CDS encoding peptidase yields MNTVMFPGFEADGDENRIGVCPIKLIKHRSQQSIMTSAKRKYGAFVLLLAVAFLAVPPVSANEGVGYTVRPSTSDDPVTTLGLSDTVGQGETNRHQFYVGSGVEYLEVYLNWGSTSDSLALTIYAPSGSRIGTFRDSSDGMMDGKIHIDIDPDGNYVDHGTWTFDVYGEKVSSERSYTLNLYQY; encoded by the coding sequence GTGAATACCGTGATGTTCCCGGGATTCGAAGCGGACGGAGACGAGAATAGAATCGGTGTTTGTCCCATAAAACTCATAAAACACAGGTCACAACAATCCATTATGACATCGGCAAAGAGAAAATACGGGGCTTTTGTCCTGCTGCTCGCCGTTGCCTTCCTTGCCGTGCCTCCTGTATCGGCGAACGAAGGCGTCGGATACACGGTCCGCCCTTCAACATCGGATGACCCGGTGACGACGCTAGGGCTCTCCGACACCGTCGGCCAGGGCGAGACCAACAGGCACCAATTTTATGTCGGAAGCGGCGTCGAGTACCTTGAGGTATACCTTAACTGGGGTTCGACCTCCGATTCTCTGGCGTTGACCATCTACGCCCCATCGGGAAGCAGGATCGGCACGTTCCGCGACAGTAGCGACGGAATGATGGATGGCAAGATTCATATCGACATTGACCCAGATGGCAATTATGTGGACCATGGAACCTGGACGTTCGATGTATACGGCGAGAAGGTATCATCAGAGAGATCATACACCCTCAACCTCTACCAATACTAG
- a CDS encoding GNAT family N-acetyltransferase, producing the protein MQSDTLLVREAAENDLAAVLSLYTHLHDADEKADGRALERAWREILADPRTRLFLLEYEGVPVSSCVLHILQNLTRGARPYGLIENVVTRREFRNRGFGTALLDHALGHAWRQNCYKVMLLTGRSEQNVFRLYEKAGFVRGAKEGLIAYPPQ; encoded by the coding sequence ATGCAGAGCGACACGCTGCTCGTCCGGGAAGCCGCCGAAAACGACCTCGCCGCCGTCCTCTCCCTCTATACGCACCTGCACGACGCCGATGAGAAGGCCGACGGCCGTGCGCTGGAGCGAGCCTGGCGGGAGATCCTCGCCGACCCCCGGACCCGTCTCTTCCTCCTCGAATACGAAGGCGTGCCGGTCTCGTCTTGCGTCCTGCACATCCTCCAAAACCTCACCCGGGGCGCACGGCCCTACGGGCTCATCGAGAACGTCGTAACCCGGCGGGAGTTCAGGAACCGGGGGTTCGGCACGGCCCTCCTTGACCATGCGCTGGGTCATGCCTGGCGGCAGAACTGCTACAAGGTGATGCTCCTGACCGGCAGGAGCGAACAAAACGTCTTCCGGCTCTACGAGAAGGCGGGGTTCGTCCGGGGCGCCAAGGAAGGGCTCATCGCGTATCCGCCGCAATGA
- a CDS encoding class I adenylate-forming enzyme family protein, translating into MPNCTTFLDANACNPEKTALIVPSTGESYTRADLLDRVCRVGRGLLDLGVGRGDRVCIYLDSSTEYLVSYFALWRIGAVAVPTNRVYRESEVLYAVRDAGAVAVITDAEGATLVDRIRDQAPSLRHVVAVGGEAAGATPWADLLRAPADCRAVHCRFDDLCQIQYTSGTTGKPKGAMLTHGNWIAAMDAERDVLRITDTDVYLGIYPMGHVGLSWGIAALRAGGTYVVMERFELDRYLDLAREYRATIVAGMPPVIHSLIQTPPGTETALATARAMISGGGPLTPGVWKPFHERFGIPVVNAYGLSETVVVGTGTAIRPEHYATADEFRSVGTPVGFSEVKIVDAGDPAQELGPGEDGEIALRGPGVALGYWQMPEETAAVFLPDGWFLTGDVGHLDADGMLYITDRKKDMIVMSGWKVYPTEVEDVLVQHPGVRDAAVFGCTDEHRGEVPVAVVVPAGDSISPDEIVAFARERLAGYKVPRRIIIAGEIPRVNGWKLLRKRLREEYCGAGGA; encoded by the coding sequence ATGCCGAACTGCACCACGTTTCTCGACGCCAACGCCTGTAACCCCGAAAAGACCGCTCTCATCGTCCCCTCGACCGGGGAGTCCTACACTCGCGCCGACCTCCTCGACCGGGTCTGCCGGGTCGGGCGCGGCCTCCTCGACCTCGGGGTCGGGCGCGGGGACCGCGTCTGCATCTACCTCGACAGTTCGACGGAATACCTCGTCAGTTACTTCGCCCTCTGGCGCATCGGCGCCGTCGCCGTTCCGACGAACCGGGTCTACCGCGAGAGCGAGGTTCTCTACGCGGTCCGCGATGCGGGGGCCGTCGCCGTCATCACCGACGCGGAGGGTGCGACGCTTGTCGACCGCATCCGCGATCAGGCGCCGTCGCTCCGGCACGTCGTCGCCGTCGGCGGGGAGGCCGCGGGCGCAACGCCGTGGGCGGACCTCCTCCGGGCCCCGGCGGACTGCCGTGCCGTCCACTGCCGGTTTGACGATCTCTGCCAGATCCAGTATACCTCCGGCACCACGGGAAAACCGAAGGGCGCCATGCTCACGCACGGGAACTGGATCGCCGCGATGGACGCCGAGCGGGACGTTCTCCGGATCACCGATACGGACGTCTACCTCGGGATCTACCCCATGGGGCACGTCGGCCTCAGCTGGGGGATCGCGGCGCTCCGGGCCGGCGGAACCTACGTCGTCATGGAGCGGTTCGAGCTCGACCGCTACCTCGACCTCGCCCGCGAGTACCGGGCCACGATCGTCGCCGGGATGCCGCCGGTGATCCACTCCCTCATCCAGACCCCGCCGGGGACCGAGACGGCGCTCGCCACCGCCCGGGCGATGATCAGCGGCGGCGGCCCCCTGACGCCCGGCGTCTGGAAACCCTTCCACGAGCGGTTCGGTATTCCTGTCGTCAATGCCTACGGCCTCTCCGAGACGGTCGTCGTCGGAACCGGGACCGCCATCCGCCCCGAGCACTACGCGACCGCCGACGAGTTCCGGAGCGTCGGCACCCCGGTCGGGTTCTCGGAGGTGAAGATCGTCGATGCCGGCGACCCCGCGCAGGAACTCGGCCCCGGTGAGGACGGCGAGATCGCCCTCCGCGGGCCGGGGGTGGCGCTCGGCTACTGGCAGATGCCCGAAGAGACCGCCGCCGTCTTCCTCCCCGACGGCTGGTTCCTGACCGGCGACGTCGGCCACCTGGACGCGGACGGGATGCTCTACATCACCGACCGCAAAAAGGACATGATCGTGATGTCGGGCTGGAAGGTCTACCCGACCGAGGTCGAGGACGTCCTCGTCCAGCACCCGGGCGTCCGCGACGCGGCGGTCTTCGGGTGCACCGACGAGCACCGGGGCGAGGTTCCGGTGGCCGTGGTGGTTCCCGCCGGCGACAGCATCTCGCCCGACGAGATCGTCGCCTTCGCCCGCGAACGTCTCGCGGGCTACAAGGTTCCCCGCCGGATCATTATCGCCGGCGAGATACCCCGGGTGAACGGGTGGAAACTTCTGCGCAAGCGGCTCCGGGAGGAGTACTGCGGTGCCGGCGGCGCGTGA
- the radB gene encoding DNA repair and recombination protein RadB → MKTDRVSTGSTAFDDLLGGGLERRAITQIYGEPASGKSTLCLMAAVATLRAGNSVVYIDTEGFSVERFTQIAGENAGTLADRLYLFEPLDFAQQGTMIADAEGLLKNGHAPVGLLVMDSATALYRTELDLGREAIRKLSHHMIKLLGLAKKYDIPVLITNQIYMDVERDRVAGLGGTALEHLSKAIIRLEKKDSARRAMLRKHRSRPEGLSFDFTITEDGIRTV, encoded by the coding sequence ATGAAGACCGACCGGGTCAGTACGGGAAGCACGGCGTTCGACGACCTGCTCGGCGGCGGGCTCGAACGCCGGGCGATCACCCAGATCTACGGCGAGCCCGCGAGCGGCAAGAGCACCCTCTGCCTGATGGCGGCGGTGGCCACCCTCCGGGCCGGGAACTCGGTGGTCTACATCGACACCGAAGGGTTCTCGGTGGAGCGCTTTACGCAGATCGCCGGGGAGAACGCCGGGACACTCGCCGACCGGCTCTACCTCTTCGAACCGCTCGACTTCGCCCAGCAGGGGACGATGATCGCCGATGCGGAAGGGCTGCTCAAGAACGGCCACGCCCCCGTGGGGCTGCTGGTGATGGACTCGGCCACCGCCCTCTACCGGACGGAACTCGATCTCGGGCGGGAGGCGATACGGAAACTCTCGCACCACATGATCAAACTCCTCGGGCTCGCAAAGAAATACGACATCCCCGTCCTGATCACGAACCAGATCTATATGGATGTGGAGCGGGACCGGGTGGCGGGGCTCGGGGGGACGGCGCTCGAGCATCTCTCGAAGGCCATCATACGGCTTGAAAAGAAGGATAGTGCCCGGCGGGCGATGCTCCGGAAGCACCGGTCCCGGCCGGAAGGGCTCTCGTTCGACTTCACGATCACCGAAGACGGGATCAGAACGGTATAA
- the larC gene encoding nickel pincer cofactor biosynthesis protein LarC, translating to MIILLFDPFNGAAGDMIIGTLLDLGADEGLVRAAMRSVVGEPTIERVDRSGIRAVQVRAHAPVHHRSLDEVLDRVAESDAPAPAQEMARRVFLRIHRAEESIHGEGAHFHEVGADDAIADVVGACTALHSLAPDGVAVHPLALGRGFAVGAHGTFPVPAPATVAILAESDLTTVSGDEERELCTPTGAALLAEFSTVRPEDLGPTEIRAVGYGAGSRNPPGRPNVLRSMLLSTKDAPGGDRVDILETNVDDVTGEALAYAIGCLMEEGARDASVTPVVMKKGRSGHLVRVICRPDATDRLTGVMARELGTLGIRCIPMVHRAVAERTIEPVTVTVRGKETTIDVKCGWSGGKIVSFKAEYEQAAACARETGLPFREVAGTVEAAARRIFVERGVLEP from the coding sequence ATGATTATACTTCTCTTCGATCCGTTCAACGGAGCCGCAGGCGACATGATCATCGGAACCCTTCTCGATCTGGGAGCCGATGAGGGGCTTGTCAGGGCAGCCATGCGTTCCGTCGTCGGGGAACCGACAATCGAACGGGTAGACCGCTCCGGGATCCGGGCCGTCCAGGTGAGAGCGCATGCCCCGGTGCACCACCGTAGCCTCGACGAGGTGCTCGACCGGGTGGCCGAGAGCGACGCTCCCGCCCCGGCTCAAGAGATGGCGCGGCGGGTCTTTCTCCGGATACACCGGGCCGAGGAGAGTATCCACGGAGAGGGGGCGCACTTCCACGAGGTGGGTGCGGACGATGCGATCGCCGACGTGGTGGGGGCCTGCACCGCCCTTCACTCCCTCGCCCCCGACGGGGTCGCCGTCCACCCGCTCGCCCTCGGCCGGGGGTTTGCAGTCGGCGCCCACGGCACCTTCCCCGTCCCTGCACCGGCGACCGTGGCAATCCTCGCGGAATCGGATCTCACGACAGTCTCCGGAGACGAGGAGCGGGAACTCTGCACCCCGACGGGAGCCGCGCTCCTCGCCGAGTTCTCGACCGTCCGGCCCGAAGACCTCGGCCCGACGGAGATCAGGGCGGTCGGCTACGGGGCGGGGAGCAGGAACCCACCGGGAAGGCCGAACGTCCTCCGGTCGATGCTCCTCTCTACAAAAGATGCCCCGGGAGGCGACCGGGTGGACATCCTCGAGACGAACGTCGACGACGTCACCGGCGAAGCCCTCGCCTACGCGATCGGCTGCCTGATGGAAGAAGGGGCACGGGACGCGAGCGTTACTCCCGTCGTGATGAAGAAGGGGCGGAGCGGTCACCTCGTCCGGGTGATCTGCCGCCCTGACGCGACCGACCGCCTCACGGGAGTGATGGCGCGGGAACTCGGGACGCTCGGGATACGGTGCATCCCGATGGTGCACCGGGCCGTCGCGGAACGGACCATCGAACCGGTCACGGTGACCGTGCGGGGGAAGGAGACGACGATAGACGTGAAGTGCGGCTGGTCGGGCGGGAAGATCGTCTCGTTCAAGGCCGAGTACGAACAGGCGGCGGCGTGCGCACGGGAGACCGGACTCCCGTTCCGCGAGGTCGCCGGGACGGTCGAGGCGGCAGCACGCCGGATCTTCGTCGAGCGGGGTGTGCTCGAACCATGA
- the dapF gene encoding diaminopimelate epimerase, whose translation MEIAFTKLQGNGNDFVLIDEHDGEVIPEDMKGAFAALFCDRRFGIGADGVLFLQASDKADVRMRLLQPDESEAAMCGNGIRCLAKYAYDAGYVKESCSVETGAGIVQVSAGYADDEFTATITMPAPAFERSAIPAAGNGEYKEEIRNFTVYAANTGVPHAVVFVKEIGAVDIAAVGPAIRNHPSFVEGANVNFVEEAGNDTIRIRTFERGVEGETESCGTGATASAAVAHHLGKVGDTVRVETKGGPLVIRFGETVTMEGPAETVFSGVIPF comes from the coding sequence ATGGAGATCGCGTTCACCAAACTGCAGGGAAACGGCAACGACTTCGTCCTGATCGACGAGCACGACGGCGAGGTCATCCCGGAGGATATGAAGGGGGCGTTTGCGGCGCTATTCTGCGACCGCAGGTTCGGCATCGGCGCCGACGGCGTCCTCTTCCTCCAGGCGTCCGATAAGGCCGACGTCCGGATGCGGCTTTTGCAGCCCGACGAGAGCGAGGCCGCGATGTGCGGGAACGGTATCCGCTGCCTCGCGAAGTACGCGTATGACGCCGGCTACGTGAAAGAGTCCTGCTCGGTCGAGACCGGGGCGGGGATCGTCCAGGTCTCGGCAGGCTACGCGGACGACGAGTTCACCGCGACGATCACGATGCCGGCGCCCGCGTTCGAGCGGAGCGCCATCCCGGCCGCCGGGAACGGCGAATACAAGGAGGAGATCCGCAACTTCACCGTGTATGCCGCGAACACCGGCGTTCCCCACGCGGTTGTTTTCGTCAAAGAAATAGGCGCAGTCGATATCGCCGCCGTCGGCCCGGCCATCAGGAACCACCCCTCCTTCGTAGAGGGCGCGAACGTCAACTTCGTCGAAGAGGCCGGCAACGACACGATCCGGATCCGGACGTTCGAGCGCGGCGTCGAGGGCGAGACCGAGAGCTGCGGCACCGGCGCGACGGCGTCCGCCGCGGTCGCCCATCACCTCGGCAAAGTCGGGGATACGGTAAGGGTAGAGACAAAAGGCGGCCCGCTCGTGATCCGGTTCGGCGAGACCGTCACGATGGAAGGTCCCGCCGAGACGGTCTTTTCCGGCGTTATACCGTTCTGA
- a CDS encoding CDC48 family AAA ATPase, whose protein sequence is MPEIYLKVDSAYPEDQGAGKARLDPDTMLQLRLNPGDLVAIEGKRRTVAKVWRAMVNDWHQSKVRIDNFTRLNTGASIGDRVKIRTLDEEAEAKLVVLAPPEDLPKQLPINYGSVVNKLIDFPVVKNDSVPIQAGLPFMQPQLVAFKAVVVEPENAVIITKNTKIEFSEKPAAGFEGVKRISYEDIGGLKGELQRVRETIELPMRHPEIFRKLGIEPPKGVLLYGPPGTGKTLIAKAVASESGAHFISIAGPEVISKYYGESEQRLREVFEDARQHAPAIIFIDELDSIAPRREEVTGEVERRVVAQLLTMMDGLEERGQVVVIGATNRLDAIDPALRRPGRFDREIEIGVPAEDDRTQVLHIHTRGMPLADDVAIADVAQQTHGFVGADLAALAREAAIKALRRYLPEIDLEAEEIPPEILERMEVQARDFRDALRDVGPSAMREVLLEVPHTTWGDVGGLEEAKQDIREAVEYPLTERERFENLGIEPPKGVLLYGPPGTGKTLIAKAVASESGANFVPVKGPQLLSKWVGESERAVREIFKKARQVAPSIIFFDELDALAPARGGGTESHVVESVLNQILTEIDGLEELRGVVVMGATNRPDMVDPALLRPGRFDRLVYIGEPGRDDREKILSIHTRYMPLEGSTMEDLVAMTEGLSENGLEDLVLAVGANHHVTVEEVREHRAAIEASDDEGLAGHVRRKKLVDLLAQQKVTVDDPARDQLVKKVATGADGFVGSDLEALAREAAMLAMREGAAVVKPSHFEQAREKVHATMNERLRQYYGKVQQHFKGGLPKDIQPPEYQ, encoded by the coding sequence ATGCCCGAGATATACTTGAAGGTAGATAGCGCTTATCCGGAGGATCAGGGGGCAGGCAAGGCACGGCTTGACCCTGATACCATGTTGCAGCTCAGGCTCAACCCGGGAGACCTCGTCGCTATCGAAGGAAAGCGTCGCACCGTAGCCAAGGTCTGGCGCGCCATGGTGAACGACTGGCACCAGAGCAAGGTCCGGATCGATAATTTTACCCGGCTCAATACCGGTGCGAGCATAGGCGACAGGGTCAAGATACGAACGCTCGATGAGGAGGCCGAGGCGAAACTGGTCGTGCTCGCGCCGCCCGAAGACCTCCCCAAACAGCTCCCCATCAACTACGGCAGCGTCGTCAACAAACTGATCGACTTTCCTGTCGTGAAGAATGACTCCGTTCCCATTCAGGCCGGGCTCCCGTTCATGCAGCCCCAGCTCGTCGCGTTCAAGGCGGTGGTGGTCGAGCCGGAGAACGCCGTGATCATCACCAAGAACACGAAGATCGAGTTCTCCGAGAAGCCTGCGGCCGGATTCGAGGGCGTCAAAAGGATCAGCTACGAGGATATCGGCGGTCTCAAGGGCGAGCTGCAGCGTGTCCGCGAGACGATCGAACTCCCCATGCGGCACCCGGAGATCTTTAGAAAGCTCGGGATCGAGCCGCCGAAGGGCGTCCTCCTCTACGGCCCGCCGGGCACGGGTAAGACCCTCATCGCAAAGGCCGTCGCGAGCGAGAGCGGCGCTCACTTCATCTCGATCGCGGGGCCTGAGGTCATCTCGAAGTACTACGGCGAGAGCGAGCAGCGGCTCCGTGAGGTCTTTGAGGATGCACGGCAGCACGCTCCCGCGATCATCTTCATCGACGAGCTCGACTCGATCGCTCCCCGGCGGGAAGAGGTGACCGGGGAGGTCGAGCGGCGCGTGGTCGCCCAGCTCCTCACGATGATGGACGGGCTCGAGGAACGGGGGCAGGTCGTGGTGATCGGGGCCACGAACCGGCTCGACGCCATCGACCCTGCGCTGCGCCGTCCCGGCCGGTTCGACCGGGAGATTGAGATCGGCGTTCCGGCGGAGGACGACCGGACCCAGGTGCTCCACATCCACACCCGTGGCATGCCGCTTGCCGACGACGTGGCGATTGCCGACGTCGCCCAGCAGACCCATGGGTTCGTCGGGGCGGATCTCGCCGCCCTGGCCCGTGAGGCGGCGATCAAGGCGTTGCGGCGCTACCTGCCCGAGATCGACCTCGAAGCTGAGGAGATCCCTCCCGAGATCCTCGAGAGGATGGAGGTGCAGGCCAGGGACTTCCGCGACGCCCTCCGCGACGTGGGCCCGAGCGCCATGCGGGAGGTTCTCCTCGAGGTGCCCCACACCACCTGGGGAGACGTGGGAGGACTCGAAGAGGCGAAACAGGATATCCGCGAGGCGGTGGAATATCCGCTCACCGAGCGCGAGCGGTTCGAGAACCTCGGTATCGAGCCGCCGAAGGGTGTCCTCCTCTACGGCCCGCCGGGCACGGGTAAGACCCTCATCGCAAAGGCGGTCGCGAGCGAGAGCGGGGCGAACTTCGTGCCGGTCAAGGGTCCCCAGCTCCTCTCGAAGTGGGTCGGCGAGAGCGAGCGGGCGGTCCGCGAGATCTTCAAGAAGGCCCGGCAGGTGGCGCCGTCCATCATCTTCTTCGACGAGCTGGACGCCCTCGCCCCCGCCCGGGGCGGCGGCACCGAGTCGCACGTGGTCGAGAGCGTGCTAAACCAGATCCTCACCGAGATCGACGGCCTCGAGGAACTCCGGGGCGTGGTGGTGATGGGCGCGACCAACCGGCCGGACATGGTCGACCCGGCGCTGCTCCGGCCCGGACGGTTCGACCGGCTCGTCTACATCGGCGAGCCCGGGCGGGACGACCGGGAGAAGATCCTTTCCATCCACACCCGCTACATGCCGCTCGAGGGCTCGACGATGGAAGACCTCGTGGCGATGACGGAAGGGCTCTCGGAGAACGGTCTCGAGGACCTGGTTCTCGCCGTGGGAGCCAACCACCACGTGACCGTCGAAGAAGTGAGGGAGCACCGCGCTGCGATTGAGGCGAGCGACGACGAAGGGCTCGCAGGCCACGTCCGGCGGAAGAAACTCGTCGACCTCCTCGCACAGCAGAAGGTGACCGTCGACGACCCGGCGAGGGATCAACTCGTCAAGAAGGTGGCGACCGGCGCCGACGGGTTCGTCGGCTCGGACCTCGAGGCGCTCGCCCGGGAGGCGGCCATGCTCGCCATGCGGGAGGGTGCCGCCGTCGTGAAGCCGTCGCACTTCGAGCAGGCACGGGAGAAGGTGCACGCGACGATGAACGAGCGGCTGCGGCAGTACTACGGGAAGGTGCAGCAGCACTTCAAGGGCGGGCTGCCGAAGGATATCCAGCCGCCGGAATACCAGTGA
- a CDS encoding winged helix-turn-helix transcriptional regulator, with amino-acid sequence MLILSILFLVLLVAVADATEYTVRPSRNVGQEPGMSISGEKVQEVDPIPLWLFLLLSVFPQLTAAPIETLIPLKAAGYLGYKRICKENALESPQRRKILRFVKRNPGLHFREILRRVPLTRGTLDYHMKTMESVGLLKTILERGRTHYFVAGAPYSAEEENLIIALRNESLRRIITEIYLNQGACNEEIAEDVELSGVTVYEHIRYLEDLGVVIAERDGRCVRYTLAENYSRILMDMRTRLKPARSAADPAGWISPGGVPSR; translated from the coding sequence TTGCTTATCCTCTCGATCCTTTTTCTGGTGCTGCTGGTAGCGGTTGCCGATGCCACCGAATACACGGTCCGGCCCTCAAGAAACGTCGGGCAAGAGCCCGGCATGTCCATATCGGGCGAGAAGGTGCAGGAGGTAGACCCGATACCGCTCTGGCTCTTTCTGCTGCTGTCTGTATTTCCCCAGTTGACGGCAGCCCCGATCGAGACCCTCATTCCGTTGAAGGCCGCCGGATACCTCGGGTACAAACGGATTTGCAAAGAAAACGCCCTTGAGAGTCCGCAGAGACGCAAGATCTTGAGATTTGTCAAGAGGAACCCGGGATTGCACTTCAGGGAGATATTGAGGCGTGTGCCTCTGACGCGAGGGACGCTTGATTACCATATGAAAACGATGGAATCCGTGGGTCTCTTAAAGACGATACTGGAAAGAGGGAGGACTCATTACTTCGTTGCAGGTGCCCCATACTCGGCCGAGGAGGAGAACCTCATCATCGCACTGAGGAATGAGAGTCTGCGGAGAATTATAACAGAGATCTATCTCAATCAAGGCGCATGCAACGAAGAAATTGCAGAAGACGTCGAGTTATCAGGAGTTACAGTTTATGAACACATACGATACTTGGAAGATCTGGGTGTTGTGATCGCAGAGAGGGATGGGCGATGTGTGCGGTATACTCTCGCCGAGAACTATTCTCGTATACTGATGGATATGCGGACCCGCCTTAAACCGGCCCGGAGCGCGGCAGATCCCGCTGGATGGATCAGCCCCGGGGGTGTTCCCTCCCGGTAG